GTGGCCATCTCCTGGACGGTGGCGCGGACCTTGTTGCGCAGCTCCTGCACCCGCCGGGGAACGTGCAGGTCCCAACTGTAGTCGCGGAAGTACCGCTTGAGCTCCCCGACGATCGTGGGGATCGCATACCGCTCGAACGCGCCGCCGCGCTGCGCGTCGTAGCGGTCGACGGCCTTGACCAGGCCCATCGCCGCGACCTGTTCCAGGTCCTCCAGGTTCTCTCCGCGGTTGCGGTAGCGGCGGGCGAGGCGGTGAGCCATCGGCAGCCAGGCCGCCACCAGCTCCTCCACCAGCACCTCCCGCTCGGGCCCATCGGAGGCCGCGGCCAGTCGCTCGAAGTCGGCCTGGGTGTCGGGGGCGTCGTCGTGAGAGTGGCGGGCACGTGCGGGTGCGGTGATCATCGGTGTCATCTCTGCTTCCTGCTCGTTGCTGTCCAGCAGCACGGAAGCCCAGCGCGGCACATCTGGGGCTCACAGCGCGTTACGCGCGGCTCCCGCGGGGTGTGCCTGCTTTCCGAAGCACCTCGGTTGCCGACTCTCCTAGCCCCGCATACTGATGTCAAACCGTTGTGTTCCAGTGCTTGGCCGTGCCGTCGCCCTGCTCTACGCACGCGAGGGCGCCGACGTAGCCATCGTCTACCTCCCCTACGAACGGTGCGGAGGTTCGGCCGGGGTGTCCGCGCCAACGTCGTCGCACCGGGGCCCACTTGGACCGTCCTCAACAACTCCGACGATCACATGCCGCGCGAAGGGCTCGCCGATCTCGGCAGCGAGGCGCCCTGGGCCGCCCCGCCCAGCCGGAGGAAATCGCGCCGGCGTACGTGTGACTGGTTCTCCACCGCCAGCCAGCCGGCCAGTCCCAGCATCGCCGCCCGGGTCAGCGCGTCCAGCAGCCTTCGGATCCGCCGAGTGAGCCCCATGAACAGAACAACCGCGCCCTCTGCCGGCGCCAGCTGAGCTCCTGTTGTCTTCTGTCCCTGATCAGCGCCCTTTGGGCATCAGGCTGACTGCCACTCTCGCATTCCGGTTGCCCGGCCTTCACCATCCCACTGGATCTCCAGGACACCCGTGACAGCATCACGGTTGATCGGGCCGAACACATGCGGAAACAGGATGTCCGCGCCGACCCCGGGCGGTGGTACGGGGGCCGCCTCTTCCCATTCCACCCGAGAGGCAAGACGCTCCTCGTCGAGCAGTAGCACCAGCAGCGGCCTGGGCGCATCGCGGTAGAAGGCGTTCACGACGCTCAGGGTGGTCGCCTCGTCGGGGGAGCAGTGGACAAAACCGTCCTCCGCAAGCGAAGCAGGTCCGTATGGCTGCTCGGGATGGGCATTCCAGTCAGCGGCGGTCACAACGTGACGGATCATGGCCCGGTTATACCGCAGTGGGCACGACGAGGCTGCTGCCCGCTCGGCCCTTGCAGCCGTCGGCGGTGACCGACGGGCCACGACGGGCCAGGCCACCAACCGCTCAGGACCGCCGGCAAGCGCCAAGATCACCCGACGGCGGGCCCACCGTGCAGCCGTCTCACCCCCGCCACCCGTCCACTACGCCCCTTGTGGAGATCCCACAGTCCAGCCTCCCGGCCAAGCGGGAGAAAAATGAGACACCTTGGCCGCTTTCCTCGGACACTCGTCCGCCGTCGCGCACATCGTGCAACTATGGCCGGGCGATATCCGGCTGATCGACGGGGAAGATCCTCGCTCCCCTCGGCGTTGCTGCCTCGCATAAGGATTCGATGCGCGTGACAGGAGTGGAACACCGTATGCCCAGCCCTTCCACCGCCCAGCCCACCGCCCAGATCGGCGTCACAGGGCTCGCCGTCATGGGGAGCAACCTCGCCCGCAACTTCGCCCGGCACGGGCACACCGTCGCTCTCCACAACCGCACGTTCGCCAAGACCAAGGCGCTGATGGAGGAGCACGGTCACGAGGGGAACTTCGTGCCGGCGGAGAGCGCCGAGGAGTTCGTCGCCTCGCTCCAGCGGCCCCGGCGGCTGATCATCATGGTCAAGGCGGGTGCGCCCACCGACGCCGTCATCGAGGAGTTCGCACCCCTCCTCGAAGAGGGCGACGTGATCATCGACGGGGGCAACGCCCACTTCGAGGACACCCGGCGCCGGGAGAAGTCTCTGCGCGAGCGCGGGCTGCACTTCGTGGGCACCGGCATCTCCGGCGGCGAGGAGGGCGCCCTCAACGGGCCCAGCATCATGCCCGGCGGATCGGTGGAATCCTACAAGTCCCTCGGCCCGCTGCTGGAGTCCATCTCCGCCAAGGTGGACGGCACCCCGTGCTGCACCCACATCGGGCCGGACGGCGCCGGCCACTTCGTGAAGATGGTGCACAACGGCATCGAGTACGCGGACATGCAGCTCATCGCCGAGTCGTACGACCTGCTGCGGCGGGCGCTCGGCATGTCGCCCGGTGAGATCGCGGAGGTGTTCCGCACCTGGAACGGCGGCCGCCTGGAGTCGTATCTGATCGAGATCACCGCCGAGGTGCTCGGGCACACCGACGCCGCCACCGGCAAGCCGTTCGTGGACGTGGTGCAGGACCAGGCGGAGCAGAAGGGCACCGGCCGCTGGACCGTGCAGACCGCGCTGGACCTGGGCGTGCCGGTGAGCGGGATCGCCGAGGCGGTGTTCGCCCGCTCGCTGTCCGGCCACGCGGAGCTGCGGGACGCCTCGCAGGGGCTGCCGGGCCCATCCGGCAAGGGGCTCACGGGGGCCGCCGCGGAGCGGTTCGCCGACGATGTCGAGCAGGCGCTGTACGCCTCGAAGATCGTGGCGTACGCGCAGGGCATCCACCAGATCGAGGCGGGCAGCCAGGAGTACGGCTGGGACATCGACCCCGGGGCGGTCGCGCGGATCTGGCGCGGTGGCTGCATCATCCGGGCGCGGTTCCTCAACCGGATCACCGAGGCGTACGCCAAGGACCGCAAGCCCGTCACGCTGCTGACCGACGACCACTTCGCCGAGGCGCTGGGCGCGGCGCAGGACGCCTGGCGGCGGGTGGTGGCCACCTCGGTCGAGCTGGGCGTGCCGGCCCCGGGCTTCTCGGCGGCGCTGGCGTACTACGACGCGCTGCGCTCGGAGCGGCTGCCCGCCGCGCTGGTCCAGGGGCAGCGGGACTACTTCGGCGCGCACACCTACCGGCGGGTGGACCGCGAGGGTTCGTTCCACACGCTGTGGGGCGGCGACCGCGACGAGCGTACGGCCTGAGGGCCGCGACGGCCGTGCCCCTGCCCAGGATTCCGGCGGGGCACGGCCGTCGCGCTGTGGTGCCGTTGTGCCGCGGCCGCGCCGTCAGGGCGTGTAGCCGCGGCCGCGCCGTCAGGGCGTGTAGCGGCGGAACGCGGGCACCGCGACGGCGAGCCCGAGTGTGCTGACGGCCACCAGCAGCCCGCCCGCGGCGACCGCCGCGCGGGCCCCGAGGAGCGAGCCCGCGGTGCCGTGCAGCAGATCGGCGATGCGCGGGCCGCCCGCCACCACCACGGTGAACACGCCCTGCATCCGGCCGCGCATGTCGTCGGTGGCGGCGGCCTGGAGGATCGTCCCGCGGAAGACCATCGAGACCATGTCGGCCACGCCCGCGAGGGCGAGGAAGGCCACCGCCCACCACAGGTTGAGGCTGAGCCCGAATCCGGTGATGGCCACGCCCCAGGCCACCACGGCGGCGATGACCATCAAGCCGTGGCGGCGGGCGCGGGAGAAGGTGCCGGACAGCAGACCGCCGGCCACCGCGCCGAGCGGGATCGCCGCGAAGAGCAGGCCGAGCGCG
This genomic interval from Streptomyces asiaticus contains the following:
- a CDS encoding DUF952 domain-containing protein; the protein is MIRHVVTAADWNAHPEQPYGPASLAEDGFVHCSPDEATTLSVVNAFYRDAPRPLLVLLLDEERLASRVEWEEAAPVPPPGVGADILFPHVFGPINRDAVTGVLEIQWDGEGRATGMREWQSA
- the gndA gene encoding NADP-dependent phosphogluconate dehydrogenase, translating into MPSPSTAQPTAQIGVTGLAVMGSNLARNFARHGHTVALHNRTFAKTKALMEEHGHEGNFVPAESAEEFVASLQRPRRLIIMVKAGAPTDAVIEEFAPLLEEGDVIIDGGNAHFEDTRRREKSLRERGLHFVGTGISGGEEGALNGPSIMPGGSVESYKSLGPLLESISAKVDGTPCCTHIGPDGAGHFVKMVHNGIEYADMQLIAESYDLLRRALGMSPGEIAEVFRTWNGGRLESYLIEITAEVLGHTDAATGKPFVDVVQDQAEQKGTGRWTVQTALDLGVPVSGIAEAVFARSLSGHAELRDASQGLPGPSGKGLTGAAAERFADDVEQALYASKIVAYAQGIHQIEAGSQEYGWDIDPGAVARIWRGGCIIRARFLNRITEAYAKDRKPVTLLTDDHFAEALGAAQDAWRRVVATSVELGVPAPGFSAALAYYDALRSERLPAALVQGQRDYFGAHTYRRVDREGSFHTLWGGDRDERTA